Part of the Candidatus Wallbacteria bacterium genome is shown below.
GAGGATGGATTACTGCCGTATCATCTATACGAGACCATGAAGTCAGACCTCGATGAAGAGACCAGGCTTTTCTATGTAGCCATGACGCGCGCGAAAAAGTACCTGTTCCTCTCGAGCGCTGAACACAGATTCCTGCACGGCCGGGAATTCAGGCTGCCCAGAAGCCGTTTCCTGTCCAGCATTGAGCAGGAGCTGCTGGAAGTGGAAAAACCCAGGGAGCGGCCAGCTGAACAGCTGGGGATGTTCTGACATTCCGTGCAGGGGCGCAGCATGCTGCGCCCTTACAAATCTAAGATTTCACTTTGCGGATCACGTCAATGATCGATCCGTCGCGATATTCCACCAGCCCCACGATCTTGTCGTCCCATTCGATCGGGGCAGGTTTTCCGCAGAGTTTTTCCACATTTTTGGCCAGATCGTGAATCTCCAGGATCGGCAGCCTGCTCCGCTTGAGAGTTTCGATGAGCTCGGTCCTGGCAGGGTTCACGCAGATGCCGCGTTCAGTGACCAGCAGGTCCACAGAGCAGCCTGGTGTGACGATTGTAGCAATTTTATCGCGCACGATCGGAGTCCTGGCCCGCATGGAAGGTGCGACTACCACGGTGAGCTTGGCGCCTGCAGCTGTATCGCAGTGACCGCCTGACGCTCCCATCACTAAGCCGTCTGAGCCTGTCAGTACATTCACGTTGAAATCAGTGTCAACTTCCAGCGCTGCCAGGATCACCACATCCAGCATGTTCACGAAACAGCCGGCATTGAAGGGGTTTGCATACTGGGAGGATGAGATTTCCACATGCTGCTGGTTCTTATAGATCGAATGCGTAACCATGTCATCAAAGCTCTGCACATCATAGGCCACGTTGAACAGGCCCTCTTCAAGGATTTCCACCATCGTGGAAGTGATGCCACCGAGCAGGAAGCTGCCCTTGATTTTCCGCTCCCTCTGCAGTTCGCGGATGAATTTGGCGACTGCGAGCGAAGCTCCGCCTGCCCCGGTCTGGAGAGAGAAGCCTGGTTTGATGTATCCGCATTTATCGATAGCCTGAGTGGCGAGCTGGGCGATCCTGAGATCGAGCGGGTTTCTGGTCAGGCGGGTGCTGCCTGTGCCGATCTTCTTGGGGTCTCCAATCCTGTCCACTGGCACTACATAATCCACATTATGCTGTTTGATGGATGCAGGATGGCAGGGAAATTCCACCAGGTTATCGGTGAGTACAACCACTTCGGCTGCATACTCTGAATCCACCATCGGATAACCAAGAGCGCCGCAAGCTGACTTGCCGAAGCTGCCGGTGGCGTTTCCTTCGCAGTCCGCAGCCGCAGCTGCAATGAAAGCTAGATCCACCTTCAGTTTTCCGGTTTCAATGGCTCTGGCCCGCCCGCCATGGGAATGGAAGATGACAGGGATGCCGAGTTTTCCTGCTGAGATGGTCTTGCCGAGCTTCTCGCGCAGGCCGGATGTCCAGATCCGGCTGATCACGCCGTTTTCCACGAAAGGGATCAGCGGGTCATGTGCAGTGGTAAGGGAGGAAGATGCTATCGTCAGATTCTTGAATCCCATTTCAGCAATCAGGGAGATTACCTTGAAAACTGTCTCGTCTCCACCCCGGAAATGATGGTGGAATGAAATGCACATGCCGTCGCGGAGGCTGAGCTTTTCCAGACAGTTCTTCAAGTCAGGCAGCAGTTTATGCCCGGTTTTTGATTTACGGATAGGTTGAGGAGTCTTGTATTTTTCGGTTTGGCTATTGATCAGCGTGAATTCACCCTGGAACGGGATTAGGCTGCCGACACCCTCTATTTTTTCCGGAATTTCGATCCCAAGCTTGTTTTTCATGCTGCACCTTCCATTTCCGCCAGTTCCAGGATCCGTCTGGCCCTCGCCACAACAGGAGCGTCGATCATCCGGCCGTCGATGGCGAAAACTCCCACGCCCTCAGCCTGTGCTTTTTTGAAGGCAGTAACTATCTTCATGGCTTTGTCGATCTCCGAAACAGTTGGCAAGAATACTCTGTGGACCGGCTCAATCTGCCTGGGATTGATCACAGCTTTGCCGTCAAAGCCGAGTTCCTTGATCATTCTGGTTTCGCGGATCAGACCTTCGTCGTCATCCACATCCGCCCAGATCGTGTCAATCGCGGAGATCCTGGCAGCTTTGGCAGCCATCACGATTCTTCTCCTTGCATAGGACAGTTCTTCGCCTCCGAGTGTCTTTTGAATTCCCATGTCTGCAGTCAGATCCTGGCCTCCGATGGTGATGGCTGTGATCCGCGGGGAAGCCTTGGCGATCGCATAGGCGTTTTCTACTCCCAAAGCTGTTTCCAGCATGGCATGGATCATGATTGTGCCCACTCGCAGCCCTGATTCGTCCTCCATCTGGGAGATGAGCTTGTCCGCCCGTTGAATGTCCTCTATGGTTTCCACCTTAGGAATTCGGATGGCATCTGGCTTTGCCGGCACGATCATGGAAAGGTCAGGGATCACGAAATCTGTGTTCATGCCATTGATGCGTACGGTTTTTTCCACATCCCCGAAATCGACGTAGGACAACAGGTTACGGACTAAAAGCCTGGCGTCATCCTTGCGGTTGACAGCCACTGCATCTTCCAGGTCCAGCATGATGGCGTCTGCGCCGTAACAGCCGCCGTTCTGGATCATTCCGGGATTATTACCCGGTATGTAGAGCATAGTCCGTCTGAGTTTTTTAATCACTTTTCAACCTCCGGACGTGATGCCCGCCGCAGGGCAGCCTCTACCCTGGCCTTGATTGTAGGAGGCAAAGCACCTCTATCATTGGCTGTGAGTTCGACATCTGAAACACGGTTCTGATCAAGGACCTTCTGAATGTCCTCCCTGATCGACTGCCCGTATTCATTAAGTACAACCGACTGCAGCTCGATTTTCCGACCCGCTCCTTTGTCAGCCGGCTTCACAGTCACCAAGATGTCACTGGATTCCAGAGAACCGGACTGGGCTGTAGATTTGATTTCCATGCTTACCTCTAAGATTCGATTTTACAGCTACTACTAAATTGTCACAAAAATCAATAAAATCCACTTTGCAGGTACGAGGTTCGTGGTGCGAGGTTCGAGAAGCTCCGTACCTCGGACCCCGAATCCCGAACCAAAAATTATTAAATCAATACATATTTTTAACAATCTCTTTCGCAAATTCCGAGCACTTGATTTCCTTTGCTCCGTCCATCTGCCTTGCGAAGTCATAGGTCACGGTCTTGTTCTGAATGGTTTTTTCCAGTCCTTTGACGATCAGATCCGCGGCTTCCAGCCAGCCCAGATGTTCGAACATCATCACACCTGAGAGGATCACTGAACCTGGATTGACTTTGTCCTGCCCAGCATATTTCGGGGCAGTGCCGTGAGTGGCTTCGAACAGCGCATGGCCTGTCTCGTAATTGATATTTGCTCCAGGAGCAATGCCGATGCCGCCCACCTGGGCTGCCAGAGCGTCGGAAACATAATCTCCGTTAAGATTCGTGGTGGCTATCACATCGTATTCCTTTGGCCTGGTCAGGATCTGCTGCAGGAAATTGTCGCAGATGCAGTCCTTGATAATGATTTTTCCTGATTCCTGGGCTTTCTTCATTTCCTTGTTCGCTGTCTCTTCGCCCTGCGCTGCCTTGATTTTTTCCCACTGCGGCCAGGTGAAGGTCTTGTCCCCGAATTCGCGCTCAGCCAGGGCGTATCCCCATTTCAGGAATCCACCTTCAGTGAATTTCTGGATATTGCCTTTGTGCACTATAGTCACGCTCTTTCTCTTAAGCCTCAGGGCATAATTGATGGCTGCGCGGATCAGGCGTTCCGAGCCCTCCAATGAAACCGGCTTGATCCCGATCGAAGAGGTGTTCGGAAAGCGGATCTTCTTCACTCCCATTTCCTTAATCAGAAAATCGATCACTTTCTTCACTTCAGGCGTGCCGTTGTTCCATTCGATGCCTGCATAGATGTCTTCGGTATTCTCGCGGAATACCACCATGTCCACGTCTTCAGGTCTTTTCACAGGAGAAGGGACACCTTTGAAATAGCGGACAGGTCTAAGGCAGGTGTACAAGTCAAGCTTCTGCCTGAGCGTGACGTTGATGCTCCTCATCCCTTCGCCTACCGGGGTGGTGAGAGGACCTTTGATGGCTACGAAATATTCTGTCACTGCTTTGAATGTGTCTTCAGGTGCCCAGTCCTTGAACAGGTTGAAGGCTTTCTCGCCGGCATAGATTTCATGCCAGGCGATCTTTTTCTTGCCTTTGTAAGCTTTTTCCACAGCCTTGTCAAAAACCAGCACAGAGGCATTCCAGATGTCAGCGCCTGTTCCATCACCTTCGATGAAGGGGATGATCGGATTGTCGGGTACGATCAGCTTGCCTTTCTTGTTCTGGATCTTTTCCCCCTGCAGAGGGGCTTTTCCGGTATCCTTTTCCATCTCATTACTGGTTTTCTTCGCCATTTTCTCCTGTCCTCCTGTTATTTTTTCTGATTGATTGAAGTAAAAGCAAGGGATCCGCCGGCTTTGACTATCTCAACATCCCGGCTGCTCAACGGATGTGTCACTTTGTAGACCTGGTTTTTCGTCTTGTTCGTGACCTGCAGATCTTTTTTTGAAATATCGCTGAAATCAAACTGCAGCAGATCACCCTGGGTAATCTTGTCATAGTCTTCCGGGTTCTGGAAAGTCAGAGGCATGATCCCGAAATTCACCAGATTGGCAAGGTGAATCCTGGCGAAGCTCTTTACCAGCACGGCTTTGATGCCAAGATACATTGGGGCGAGTGCCGCATGTTCCCTGGAACTGCCCTGACCGTAGTTTGCTCCGCCTACGATCACACTCTGCTTTGCCTCTTTAGCACGCTTCGCAAAAGTGGGATCAATCGGTTCAAAGACATGCTCCGCGATCTTCGGCACATTGGAGCGCAAAGGAAGGATCTTTGCACCTGCCGGCATGATGTGATCTGTGGTGATGTCATTGCCCACCTTGAGGATCACAGGCACTTCCACCTTGTCCTCAAGCCTGGTGTTCTTGGGGAGCGGCTGGATGTTCGGACCGCGAACAACAGTCACTTTGCTGCCGTCCTTGGCAGGAGGAATAATCAGCGAATCGTCGATCACGAATTTTGGTTTTGCTTCGATTTTTGGAGCTTCGATACCCAGTTCCCTGGGATCAGTGATCTGGCCTGTGAGAGCTGCTGCGACAGCCGTTTCCGGTGAACACAGGTAGATTTCCGCGTCCTTGGTGCCTGAACGGCCTTCGAAGTTACGGTTGAAAGTGCGCAGCGAAATTCCCTTGGAGGGCGGAGAAAATCCCATGCCTATGCAGGGTCCGCAGGAGCATTCCAGCAGTCTGACGCCTGAGTCAAGTATCTTCTCCATTTCGCCTGCTGAAATCAGTTTTTTCAGCACCTGGCGCGAACCTGGCAGGAGTCCCATTGATACTTCCGGATGTACATGCCGGTTTTTAAGCATACCTGCCACTGTTTTGATGTCTTTATAACTGGAGTTTGTGCAGGATCCGACTACCACTTGCTGCACCTTTTTGCCTGCAATGGACTTCACTGTCACCACCTGGTCAGGCATGTGGGGCTTGGCAATCAACGGTTCGAGCTTGCTGAGGTCAATCTCCACCCTGCCGTCGTATCCGGCTTTCTGATCAGGTTTCATTTCCAGCCACTGGATTTCGCGCTGCTGAAGCTTGAAAAATTCTTTTGTCTTTATGTCTGAGGGGAAAATCGAGAAAGTCGCGCCCAGTTCTGCACCCATGTTTGTGATTGTGGCGCGTTCAGGGATGGAAAGTGTCTTCACGCCTGGTCCGGTGAATTCGAAGGCAATCCCCACTCCGCCCTTGACGGTTTTCAGGCGCAGGAGTTCCAGGATCACATCCTTGGCACTCACGAAAGGCTGCAGCTCACCAGTCAGGTAGACTTCAAAAACTCTGGGCATGGAAAGATAGAACGGTTCTCCTGCCATGGCCAGCGCAATATCCAGGCCTCCGGCCCCGATCGCGATCATGCCCAGCCCTCCGCAGGTAGGCGTGTGGGAATCAGATCCCAGCAGGGTTTTTCCGGGCACGCCGAAGCGTTCCAGATGCACCTGATGGCAGATCCCGTTGCCTGGCTTGCTGAAAAAAATCCCGTGTTTGGCGGCGATTGACTGCAGGAATGCATGGTCGTCCGCATTCTCATAGCCGCTCTGCAGCATGTTGTGGTCCACGTAAGACACTGACAGTTCCGTCTTTACTCTAGGCACTTCCAAGGCCTCGAACTGCAGGTAAGCCATGGTGCCTGTAGCATCCTGCGTGAGCGTCTGGTCGATCCTGATGGCAATGCTCGCGCCTGCCTTCATTTCGCCTGATACCAGATGGCTTTTGATGATTTTCTCAGTCAGATTCATTGCCCCCCCAAAAATCCTTGAGATTCTTCTCCAAAGTATTATATACAGAAACAAGAAATGTTTTAATTTCTGAATGTACCTCCTCACCGTCCGCTGACCGATGAAGGACTGGCATAGCTTTACCCGGAAAATTTGATTTAATTGTATTATAATCAGGATTCTATTTCATTATTACGATGTTTTGCATAAGAGTAAGGGTTTATATATTCACAATCTTGACAATTCTAAAGTTGAAATTTAGTATTGTAAGATGTTTATCAAAAGAGCGCTCGCAGACACCTTTCACAAGGCCTTATCATTATTCCCTGCAGTTCTGATTACAGGCCCGCGGCAATCCGGCAAAACAACATTTCTTCAGCACGAACTTAAAGGAAAAGCTCAATATGTTTCCTTTGACGATCCCCTGGAGAGAGCATTTGCACATGAGGATCCAAATGGTTTTCTGGACAGATTCAACACTACTCCAGTGATTCTGGATGAGATTCAGTATGTTCCGGAACTTTTTTCATATCTTAAAATCAGAATCGACAATGAGAGGGAAAAGTGCGGAAAATGGATCATGACAGGTTCGCAGCAGTTCAGTCTGATGAAAAATATCAGTGACTCCCTGGCAGGAAGGATAGCCATACTGGAGCTCCTGCCTCTGCATTGGCTTGAATACGGTAAACCGGCAGACAGAGCGGAAAATCTGATCTGGACTGGAGGGTATCCGGAAGTCGTGACCTTGCCTGTTAAAAGAGATATGTGGCTGAAGAGTTACCTGGGGACATACATTGAAAGAGATCTGCACCAGATCCTCAGCGTCAAGGATCTTTCCCTGTTCCAGGCTTTTGTAAGTTATTGCGCTTCAATCCATGGGCAGGAATTGAACATGGCTTCCATCTCCCGCTGTTGCGGAATCAGCCAGCCCACATGCAAGAATTGGCTTTCAGTGCTTCAGGCATGCTATCTGATTATTCTGCTCCAGCCCTATCACCGCAACCTGGGAAAAAGGATAGTCAAGAGTCCCAAGCTTTATTTCCTGGATTCCGCGATTGCGGCTTATCTTACCAGACAGCCGTCAGCCGAAGCTTTGTTTTCCGGAGCCATGGGTGGAGCATTTTTTGAGGGTTTCATAGTCAGTGAAACCGTTAAAATTCTCGGCAGACTCGGAATTTCCCAGCCTGTTTACTATTTCCGCGCCAACGATGGCACTGAAATCGACCTGCTGATCGAAATGAGTGAAGGATATTATCCCTTAGAGATCAAAAAAACTGCCACACCCACAAGAAAGCACGTTTCCTCTATGCTCAGGATCGCCAAAGGCTCTGAAGGATTCCGTGTGCTGGAGCCGCGGATAGTCTGTATGGTTCCGGAAACGAGAGATCTGCCTGGCGGGGTCAAGGCAGTCCCCTGGCAGGAATACCTGCACTGGCTGGGACGGTTTGCGGCTGATCTAAAATAATCGCGGAAACTGGGGACTTCCCGCTGGATCTTATTTGTTTTATATAAAAATATTGTTTAAAATCGAGTTGAAATTGAGTTTGAAAAAGGGGGAAGTATGAAACTGTTCTGCATTTTTATCTTCACATCTTTACTGCTGATCTTTTGTTCAGGTCAGCTTGAGGCTGAAAGTATTCAAGCCATACTTTCAACCAGCGACGGCTCAACAGGACTGCAGATCATCAATTCAAATTCCAAAGAAGTGGGAATCATAGATTCATTAGGCAATATCCGCCTGGATGGAGTCTTGAATTCAGCCAGCACCAGGGAGTCGTTTTTCTTCGGAAAACTGGGGATCGGCACTACCAGCCCTGTGGAAATCCTGGATGTCAAGGGCACAATGGAAGCTCTGCACTATATAGGCGACGGCTCGCATCTGACAGGCCTGCCGACTGTGGATTTCAGCGATAGCGGCGAAGTGGCAGGAATGAACAGGCTGCTTGGTAATATCGATAATTTTGATCTGACTCTGATCACCAATAATCTTCCCAGACTGACCGTGAAAAACAGCGGGAAAATAGGAGTAGGAACCTCTAATCCTGAATTTAAGCTCACAATCGATAAAGGGGCAGCATCGCCTGACGGCGGTATAATGGCGATCGGAACTTATGGCAGCGGTACCTCACTAGAAACTTCCGGAGCAGGTACCAGGATGTTCTGGTATCCGAAAAAAGCGGCTTTCAGGG
Proteins encoded:
- the citF gene encoding citrate lyase subunit alpha, yielding MKNKLGIEIPEKIEGVGSLIPFQGEFTLINSQTEKYKTPQPIRKSKTGHKLLPDLKNCLEKLSLRDGMCISFHHHFRGGDETVFKVISLIAEMGFKNLTIASSSLTTAHDPLIPFVENGVISRIWTSGLREKLGKTISAGKLGIPVIFHSHGGRARAIETGKLKVDLAFIAAAAADCEGNATGSFGKSACGALGYPMVDSEYAAEVVVLTDNLVEFPCHPASIKQHNVDYVVPVDRIGDPKKIGTGSTRLTRNPLDLRIAQLATQAIDKCGYIKPGFSLQTGAGGASLAVAKFIRELQRERKIKGSFLLGGITSTMVEILEEGLFNVAYDVQSFDDMVTHSIYKNQQHVEISSSQYANPFNAGCFVNMLDVVILAALEVDTDFNVNVLTGSDGLVMGASGGHCDTAAGAKLTVVVAPSMRARTPIVRDKIATIVTPGCSVDLLVTERGICVNPARTELIETLKRSRLPILEIHDLAKNVEKLCGKPAPIEWDDKIVGLVEYRDGSIIDVIRKVKS
- a CDS encoding aldolase/citrate lyase family protein, which produces MKKLRRTMLYIPGNNPGMIQNGGCYGADAIMLDLEDAVAVNRKDDARLLVRNLLSYVDFGDVEKTVRINGMNTDFVIPDLSMIVPAKPDAIRIPKVETIEDIQRADKLISQMEDESGLRVGTIMIHAMLETALGVENAYAIAKASPRITAITIGGQDLTADMGIQKTLGGEELSYARRRIVMAAKAARISAIDTIWADVDDDEGLIRETRMIKELGFDGKAVINPRQIEPVHRVFLPTVSEIDKAMKIVTAFKKAQAEGVGVFAIDGRMIDAPVVARARRILELAEMEGAA
- the citD gene encoding citrate lyase acyl carrier protein encodes the protein MEIKSTAQSGSLESSDILVTVKPADKGAGRKIELQSVVLNEYGQSIREDIQKVLDQNRVSDVELTANDRGALPPTIKARVEAALRRASRPEVEK
- the icd gene encoding NADP-dependent isocitrate dehydrogenase, giving the protein MEKDTGKAPLQGEKIQNKKGKLIVPDNPIIPFIEGDGTGADIWNASVLVFDKAVEKAYKGKKKIAWHEIYAGEKAFNLFKDWAPEDTFKAVTEYFVAIKGPLTTPVGEGMRSINVTLRQKLDLYTCLRPVRYFKGVPSPVKRPEDVDMVVFRENTEDIYAGIEWNNGTPEVKKVIDFLIKEMGVKKIRFPNTSSIGIKPVSLEGSERLIRAAINYALRLKRKSVTIVHKGNIQKFTEGGFLKWGYALAEREFGDKTFTWPQWEKIKAAQGEETANKEMKKAQESGKIIIKDCICDNFLQQILTRPKEYDVIATTNLNGDYVSDALAAQVGGIGIAPGANINYETGHALFEATHGTAPKYAGQDKVNPGSVILSGVMMFEHLGWLEAADLIVKGLEKTIQNKTVTYDFARQMDGAKEIKCSEFAKEIVKNMY
- a CDS encoding aconitate hydratase, with product MNLTEKIIKSHLVSGEMKAGASIAIRIDQTLTQDATGTMAYLQFEALEVPRVKTELSVSYVDHNMLQSGYENADDHAFLQSIAAKHGIFFSKPGNGICHQVHLERFGVPGKTLLGSDSHTPTCGGLGMIAIGAGGLDIALAMAGEPFYLSMPRVFEVYLTGELQPFVSAKDVILELLRLKTVKGGVGIAFEFTGPGVKTLSIPERATITNMGAELGATFSIFPSDIKTKEFFKLQQREIQWLEMKPDQKAGYDGRVEIDLSKLEPLIAKPHMPDQVVTVKSIAGKKVQQVVVGSCTNSSYKDIKTVAGMLKNRHVHPEVSMGLLPGSRQVLKKLISAGEMEKILDSGVRLLECSCGPCIGMGFSPPSKGISLRTFNRNFEGRSGTKDAEIYLCSPETAVAAALTGQITDPRELGIEAPKIEAKPKFVIDDSLIIPPAKDGSKVTVVRGPNIQPLPKNTRLEDKVEVPVILKVGNDITTDHIMPAGAKILPLRSNVPKIAEHVFEPIDPTFAKRAKEAKQSVIVGGANYGQGSSREHAALAPMYLGIKAVLVKSFARIHLANLVNFGIMPLTFQNPEDYDKITQGDLLQFDFSDISKKDLQVTNKTKNQVYKVTHPLSSRDVEIVKAGGSLAFTSINQKK
- a CDS encoding ATP-binding protein, with amino-acid sequence MFIKRALADTFHKALSLFPAVLITGPRQSGKTTFLQHELKGKAQYVSFDDPLERAFAHEDPNGFLDRFNTTPVILDEIQYVPELFSYLKIRIDNEREKCGKWIMTGSQQFSLMKNISDSLAGRIAILELLPLHWLEYGKPADRAENLIWTGGYPEVVTLPVKRDMWLKSYLGTYIERDLHQILSVKDLSLFQAFVSYCASIHGQELNMASISRCCGISQPTCKNWLSVLQACYLIILLQPYHRNLGKRIVKSPKLYFLDSAIAAYLTRQPSAEALFSGAMGGAFFEGFIVSETVKILGRLGISQPVYYFRANDGTEIDLLIEMSEGYYPLEIKKTATPTRKHVSSMLRIAKGSEGFRVLEPRIVCMVPETRDLPGGVKAVPWQEYLHWLGRFAADLK